Below is a genomic region from Tepidiforma bonchosmolovskayae.
AAGACCACGACGTCCGGGTCGTAGCGCGCCATCTCGGCCGCGAGGTAGGCCGGCCAGTCGAAGAAGTCGCTCCGGACGAGCCCCGAGGAGATCTTGTAGTCGGGGCCGCGCACCGGCACCCCGCCCAGCGCGCTCCACGCCTGGAAGAGCGCGACCGTCATGAAGTACGAGGTGGAATCCCCGTCCGACCAGATGCGGACGCCCTCGGCCGACCGGAGGCGGGCCGGCGGCGGCGTGGGCGTCGGGGTCGGCGTCGGCGGCGGCTCGGGGGTACCGTCGTAGGCGAGGCCCATCACGTAGACGGGCCGGGGCGGCGCCGCGGCGCTGACCGCCGGGGCCTCGGCCTGCGGGTTGCTCACCGCCGAGTAGATGACGCCCGCAGCGCCGCCCAGGAGGCCGGCGGCCAGCAGGAGCGCGGCATGCCAGCGCGGCGGCCGCCAGCGCTGCCGGGCGCCCCCGCTATCGGCGGGCGGGGCGCTGGCGTCGCGTTCATCCTCCAAGCGGGCAACCTCGCAGGGGCGTCACTGGCTACAACGGATGATGCCTGCCGAAAGTTTCCGCCAGTCGCCCGCTTCGGACGAGGCGGCGACAATGCAGGGCGGGGCGGCTCCCCCGCCGGCCGACGCCATGCTCTTCCCGACCGTCGACTTCGCCGTCTTCTTCGTCATCGTCTTCGCCATCGCGTGGCTGCTCCGCCCGTGGCACCTGTGGTGGCGGGTCTTCCTCGTCGCGGCGAGCTGGTTCTTCTACGGCTTCTGGGAGCCGAAGTTCGTCCTCCTGCTCATCGGCTCCACGGCCTTCAACTGGGCCGTCGGCCGCGACCTCGCCGCCATGCGCACCCCCGAGGGGCTCACCCGCTTCGGCCGCTGGTTCCTCGGCTTCGGCATCGCCGCCAACCTCCTCACCCTCGGCTGGTTCAAGTACTACGGCTTCTTTGTCCACGATGTCGCCGGGCTGATTGAGCGGTTCGGCGTCGACCTGCCCCTCCCGCTCCTCCAGGTCACCCTCCCGGTCGCCATCTCGTTCTTCACCTTCCACGCCATCAGCTACCTGGTCGATATCGCCCGCGGCGAGTGCGAGCCGCTCTCCCCGATCGACTTTGCGCTCTACCTCTCCTTCTTCCCCCACCTGGTGGCCGGCCCCATCGTCCGGGTCACCGAATTCGCGCCCCAAATTCGCGCGCCCCTCCGCGAGCGGGTGATCGATGCCGCCCCGGCCTTCACCCTCATCGTCGCCGGCCTGTTCAAAAAGGTCGTGATCTCCACCTACCTCGCCGGCGAAATCGCCGACCCCGTCTTCGCCAGCCCGGCGAGCCACAGCGCGCTCGAAAACCTGTTCGGCGTCTACGCCTACGCCGTCCAGATCTTCGCCGACTTCAGCGGCTACACCGATATCGCCATCGGCTGCGCCCTCCTCCTCGGCATCCAGTTCCCGCAGAACTTCGACAGCCCTTACCGCGCCTGGTCGCTCCAGGACTTCTGGCGGCGCTGGCACATGACGCTCAGCCGCTGGCTGCGCGACTACCTCTACATCCCGCTCGGCGGCAACCGCGGCCCGAAGTGGTTCGTCTACCGCAACCTCTTCCTTACCATGCTCCTCGGCGGCCTCTGGCACGGCGCCGCCTGGACCTTCGTCGCCTGGGGCGCCATCCACGGCGCCGGGCTCGTCATCGAGCGGGAGGTCCGGGCGCGCAACCGCTGGCTGGGCGGCGCTGCGGCGAAGGCGGCCGGCTGGGTCATCACCTTCCACGTCGTCTGCTTCGCCTGGATCTTCTTCCGGGCCGAGACGTTCGGGGCCGCCTGGCAGGTGATTACCCGCATCGCCACCGCCTGGGGCGAGCCCTCCCCGGCCGTCACCCCGCTCCTCGTCGCCGTCATCGCCGGGTCGATCGCCGCCCAGTTCCTGCCGAAGGACCTCTTCCGCCGGTTCGAGGTTGCCTATTCTGAACTCGCCCCTGCCGCACAGGCAGCTATGCTGGCCGTGGCGCTCGTCCTGATCGATGCCCTCGGGCCGGAGGGCGTGGCGCCCTTCATCTACTTCCAGTTCTAGCGGCCGGCGGCTCACGCCCGCCGCGATGGAGCAGCACCCGCAGATGTCCGGCGCAACCCGGCACGGCCCCCGCCAGCGCCTCGGTGCCCGGCCCCGGCGCGTCTTCGGCGTCATGGTCGGCGGCCTCCTCCTCGCCGTCCTCCTCAATGCCCCCGCCCTCGAACAGGGCGCCGAATCGATGCCGTACGGCCGCGAGCGCGACTTCTGGCTCGCCGTCTGGAAGCCGTTCGCGGCCGTCAGCCGCACCTTCTACCTCGATGAGCCCCGCAACCTGCTCGACCGCGCCCTCGGCCGCGGCGGCGGCGACCTCTTCGAGCTGCCCGCGGCCCCCGGCGGCGGCGAAGAACCGGGCCGCGAACCCCCGGCAACCGCCCCGGCCGCCCGCACCCCCGCACCCGGCCGCGGCACCCCCGCAGCCGCCCCAACCCCCACGCCCGACCTCCGCCCGCGCCTCCGCACCCCCACCGCGGCCGACCCGCTCCGCGTCTGGATCGGCGGCGACTCGATGTCGAAGGTGCTCGGCGAGGCCTTCCTCCGCCAGGCCGCCGAAACCGGCGTCATCGCCGCCACCCACGACCCCCAGCTCTCGAGCGGCCTCACCCGGCCCGACTTCTTCGACTGGCCCGGCCACTTCAACCAGCTCGTCCAGTCTGGCCGCTACGAGGTGTTCATCGTGATGTTTGGCGCCAACGACTCCCAGGGCATCAAGACGCCGGACGGCAAGATCTTCCAGCCCGGCGAGGAGGGCTGGACCGCCGAGTACCGCCGCCGCGTCGCCGGCGTGATGGACCTCCTCGGCGGAGGCAACCGGCTCGTCCTCTGGGTCGGCCAGCCGATCATGCGCAGCGCCGAGTTCAGCGAGCGGATGGCCGCCCTCAACGCCATCTACCGCGAAGAGGCCGCAAAGCGGCCATGGGTGCAGTTCATCGACCTCTGGCCGCTCTTCACCACCCCCTCCGGCGGCTACGATGCCTACCTCGCCGACGACGACGGCCAGGTAAAGGAGATGCGCCACCCCGACGGCGTCCACCTCGTCCGCGCCGGCGGCGAGCGGGCGGCGCGGGCGATCATGGCCGTCCTCAAGGCTGAGGCGAAGATCCCCTGAGCGCCGGGGCCGCGCCCGCGGTCGTCCGTTCCCTCGCCGGGCCGTAGGCTCGAAGGCGATGGACGGCAGCCTCCCGCCCGGGTTCCGGCGCTACCCGCTGCCGCTCGCCCTCGCCATCCTGCTGGTCCAGGGCGCCCTCGGCATCCTCCTCTTCGCCGTCTTCCAGGAGTGGGTCCCCCGCGAATTCGGGACAGCCGATTCGTGGGGCGGCTACCTGCTCGCCGCCTACGGCGCGGCCCGCTTCCTCCTCGAAACGCCGACCGGCGCCATCGCCGACCGGGTCGAGCGGCGCGCCGGGCTCCTCCTCGGCTTCCTCCTCATGCTCCCCGCCATCGCCCTCATGGCCGCCGTGCGCGAAGCCGGGGCCTACCTCGCCTTCGCCGCCATGCTCGGCGCCGCGACGGCCTTCCTCTGGCCCGCCGCCTACGCCATCGCCGCCGACCTCTATCCCGTCGACCGGCGCGGCAAGGTCGTCGGCTTCCTGAACCTTGCCCAGCTCGCCGGGTTCGGCATCGGCGCCCTCGCCGGCGCATTCCTCGTCGACCACGCCGGCGGCCGCGAACTCTTCGCCGCCGCCGCGCTGAGCGTCGTCCTCGCCTTCGCCGCGGCCCTCCTCGGCATCCCGAGCTACCGCGGGGGCTCCCTCTTCCGCCGCGTCGACGGCCCGGGCCGGCCGCCCCTCCGCGACGTGCTGACCGGCAGGGTCGCCGCCCTTGCCGGGCTCATCCTCCTCGCCAGCGTCGCCCTCGCCATGCTCGTCCCGGCCATCCGCCCCTACGGCGAGCGCGACCTCGGTGTCACCTTCTCGCGCCTGACGCTCGCGCTCGTGCCCGCGGTCGCCATCGGGGCGCTGCTCTACATCCCGGCCGGCGACCTCGCCGACCGGTTCGGCCGGTGGAAGCCGTTCGCCGCCGGCCAGCTCTGCCTTGTCGCCGGGCTCCTGGTGCTGGCGGCCACGGCCAGCCTGCCGGTGGCGATGGCCGCCGCCGTGCTCGTCTTCGCCGGCAATGTGCTCACCGTCCCCGCCTGGAACGCCGCGGTCATGGACCTCGCCCCCGAAAGCCACCGAGGCACCCTCATCGGGCTCTCCGTCGCGCTGAGCGGGCTGGCGCTGGCGCTGGGGCCGGCGCTGGGCGGGTTCGTCGTCGGGCGCTGGGGGGCCCAGGCGGCGTTCGCCGTTTCGGCTGTCCTTGCGGCGTCCGCCTCGCTCGCCATCGCCGCCTACGCCAGGGGCGCACGGCCAGCGCGGACCTGACCGCCGCGCGCGCCGCCTGCGGAGCGGCTATGCTCCAGCCACCCGCTCACTGGAGGTAGCGCCATGCCCAGCCCTGAAGCTCAGCAGATGGCCGCCATGTTCCGCGCGGCCCCGCCGCCCCTCGAGTCCCCATCCGTGGAGCAGCTCCGCGCGAACATGGATGCGATGGCCGCCCTCGGCGGCCCCGAACCGGGCACCGCCCTCGAACCGGTCGAAGCCGGCGGCGTGCCCGCCGAATGGATCATCGCCCCCGGCGCCGCCCGCGACCGCGCCATCCTCTACCTCCACGGCGGCGGCTACGCCATCGGCTCGATCGCCACGCACCGGGGCGTCGTCTCCCGTCTCTCCGCCGCCTCCGGGGCCGCCGGCCTCGCTCTCGACTACCGCCTCGCGCCCGAACACCCCTTCCCTGCAGCCGTCGAGGACGCCCTCGCCGCCTACCGCTGGCTGCTCGCGCAGGGAATCGCCCCCGGGCGCATCGCTATCGCCGGCGACTCCGCCGGCGGCGGGCTGACGGTCGCTGCCCTCGTCGCCCTCCGCGATGCCGGCGACCCGCTGCCCGCCTGCGCCGTCACCTTCTCCCCCTGGGCCGACCTCGCCCTCGAGGGCGCCTCCATGGACGAACGCGACGCCCTCGACCCGATGGTCCACCGGCCCGGCCTCCAGCAGATGGCCGATTGGTACCTCGCCGGGCAGGACCCGCGCCACCCGCTCGCCTCGCCCATCCATGCCGACCTCGCCGGGCTGCCGCCGCTCCTCGTCCAGGTCGGCACCGCCGAGACGCTCTACGACGACGCCGTCCGGCTGGCCGTCCGGGCGATCGAAGCCGGCACCGCGGTGACGTTCGAGCCCTGGGCCGACCTGTTCCACGTCTTCCAGCTCTTCGCCATGCTCCCCGAGGCGCAGGAGGCCGTCCGCGCCGCGGGCGCCTTCATCGCCCGCTACACCGCGGGCTGAGCGCTTCAGCGCGGCAGCTCCTCCACCCGCAGCCCGAACAGCGGCGGCGGCTCGACCCCCAGCGCTGCGAGGTACGAACAGAGCTGGCTCCGGTGGTGCACCTCGTGCTCCACCAGCCCGCCGAGCACCCGCTTCCATGCCGGGAACGGGTCGCCCGCCAGGTTGCCGATCGTCCGCTCCAGGTCGGCCGTCGTCAGCACGGCGACCGTCTTCTTGCCCGTGCGCAGGCAGAGTGCGCGCAGCCGGTCCGACGTCAGCCCGGGCGGCGGCTCATGGCCGGGGTAGCGGGGCTGCCCGCTGAGGATCGCCTCGAGGTTCATCCGCCGGCTGGCCACGATGTGCAGCGCCAGCTCCGCGACCGTGTACTCGCCCGGCGCGGGCCGCCACCCGAGATGCTCGTCGCGCAGCCGTTCGAACGCCTCGTACGTCCGGGCCTGCACGTTCACCACGTACTTCACGAGGTCCTCGCGGCTAATCACCGGCCCATCCTACGACATGCCCGCCCGCGCACCGCCGCCGGCGGCCCGCTAATCTCCCGTTAACCCCGCGACAGGAGCATCGCCCCGGATGTCCCGCGAGCAGCTCGCACCGTACCTCGCCGAGGCCCTCGGCACCTTCGCGCTTGTCTTCGCCGGTCCGGGCGCCATCGCCGTCGATGCGGCGTCCGGCGGCGCCGTCAGCGGCGTCGGCATCGGGCTCAGCTTCGGGCTGATCGTGATGGCGATGATCTTCGCCCTCGGGCACATCTCCGGCTGCCACATCAACCCCGCGATCACCCTCGCCTTCGCCGCCCGCCGGCGGATCGGCCCGGCGGCAGCGCTCGGCTACATCGCCGCCCAGCTCGCCGGGGCTGCACTCGCCGGGTTCGCCATCGTCGCCATCGTCGGCGACTACGCCGATGCCGGCGCCAGCCTCCCCCGCCTCGGCGGGACGGACGCCGCCCTCGTCTCCGAAGGCGTGCTCACGTTCTTCCTTGCCCTGGTCGTCTTCTCTGTCGCTACCGATGCCCGCGCGCAGGGCGCCCTCGCCGCCATCGCAGTCGGCGGCTACGTCGCCATGGCCGCCACCGGCTGGGGCCCCGTCGCGAACGCCTCCATGAACCCCGCGCGCTCGTTCGGGCCGGCGGTCGCCTCCGGCGCGTGGCATGCCCACTGGGTGTACTGGCTTGGGCCTATCGCCGGCGCGCTGGTCGGCGCCCTCGCCTTCGAAGTCATCCGCCCCGGCTCGCCACCCGGGCCGCCGGCACCAGAAAGGAGCTGACCATGGCCGCAGTCCAGCTGACCCCCGCCGAAGAGGGCGAACTCCGCGCCCGCGTCCGCCGCGAGGCCGAAGCCCTCGCCCGCGAGTTCGCCGGCATCTTCTCCCCCGAAACGGTCGAGCGGTACGTCACCGAATCGTTCGACGCCATCCGGGGGCGCGCCCGCCTGCTCGACTTCGTGCCCGTCTTCGTCCACCGCTACAGCCGCGAGCGGCTCCGCGCCCTCGCCCAGGCCGAAGGGCTCATCGCCAGGGACCGGCCCGAAGTCCTCTATGTCTGCGTCCACAACGCCGGCCGCTCCCAGGTCGCAGCGGCCCTCACTGCCCGGCTCAGCGGCGGCGCGGTCGCCGTCCGCTCCGCCGGCTCCGACCCGGCCGACGAGATCAACCCCGCGGTCGTCGAGGTCCTCGCCGAGCGCGGCATCGACCTCTCGGAGGAGTTCCCGAAGCCGCTCAGCGACGAAGTCGTCCGCGCCGCCGATGTCGTCATCACCATGGGCTGCGGCGACGCCTGCCCCATCTACCCCGGCAAGCGCTACATGGACTGGGACGTGCCCGACCCGGCCGGGCAGCCCCGCGAAGTCGTCGAAGCGATCGTCGCGGATATCGAGCAGCGGGTGCGGAAGCTCCTCGCGGAGCTGGGCGTCGCTGCCGTGCAGTAACGTTCGGCCCGGCTCTACCACTCCCTGCCGATGCCGCCCCGGCCCCCGAAGAACCCCGAGGGCCAGTTCCGGCCGGTGATCATCGCTTTGTCGACGTCCTCTTTGGTGGCGATGCCCGCCTCCACGATCGCGCGGGCTTCGCGCGCGGCCGCGGCGAACACCCGGTTCAGGATGAAGCCGTAGGTCCCCGGCGTGTCCTTCACCATCGAGACCTCCTTCCCGGCCGCCTCCGCCAGCCGCCGCGCCGTCGCGATTACCTCCTCGCTGTTCTGCGGCGTCCACACCACCTCGCACATCCGCATGACGCTCACCGGGTTCGAGAAGTGCATCCCGATGAACCGCTCCTTCCGCGCCTCCGAAACGTCGCGGGCCACGTCCTGGATGCAGAAGCCGCTGGTGTTCGTCGCGAAGATCGCCTCCGGCTTCACCAGCCCGTCGAGCTCCTGGAAGACGCGCTGCTTCAGCTCCAGGTTCTCCGGGATGGCCTCGATGATGATGTCGCAGTCCGCGAGGGGCGCGAGCTCCGTCGTGTACGTGATGCGGGCCATCGCCGCCAGCGCATCGTCGAACCCGAGCTTGCCGCGCTCCACCGCCCGCTTCAGCCCCCATTTGCCGTCTTCGATGGCGTACCGCGTCTTCGCGATCGCCTCGTCGCTGATGTCGCGCACCACCACGTCGTAGCCGGCGGCGGCGAACACCTGGGCGATTCCGCCGCCCATGACGCCGCCGCCGAGGCAACCCACCTTCCGCACGTCTTCGAACTTCATTGATAACTCCTCCCGGGCCGGACGGCCCTGTGTTGTCGTGCCCCGGAAGGTACACCCCGCCGGGGGGTCGGAGAAGCGCCCCCTGCAGCATCTCGCCATTCCGCCGTACTATCCGACAGATGTTCCGCCGCGGCCGTCTCCTGGCGCTCCTTGCGCTGCTCCTCGTCGCCCTCGGCATCTCCCTCGGCGCCTGCACGGGCGCCGACGAGCCGGCCGCCCCCGCGCCATCGCCGTCGCCGACCGAGGCCCCGGCTTCGCCGTCGCCCTCGCCTGCTCCCTCCCCGGCTCCTGCCCCTGCACTCCGCGGGACGCCGGGCTGCCGCCAGCCGCTGCCCGCCGACCTCAAGGCCGGCGAGACGGCCTCCCGCACGCTCCAGTCGGCCGGGCGCACCCGCA
It encodes:
- a CDS encoding MIP/aquaporin family protein, coding for MSREQLAPYLAEALGTFALVFAGPGAIAVDAASGGAVSGVGIGLSFGLIVMAMIFALGHISGCHINPAITLAFAARRRIGPAAALGYIAAQLAGAALAGFAIVAIVGDYADAGASLPRLGGTDAALVSEGVLTFFLALVVFSVATDARAQGALAAIAVGGYVAMAATGWGPVANASMNPARSFGPAVASGAWHAHWVYWLGPIAGALVGALAFEVIRPGSPPGPPAPERS
- a CDS encoding MBOAT family O-acyltransferase, which gives rise to MPAESFRQSPASDEAATMQGGAAPPPADAMLFPTVDFAVFFVIVFAIAWLLRPWHLWWRVFLVAASWFFYGFWEPKFVLLLIGSTAFNWAVGRDLAAMRTPEGLTRFGRWFLGFGIAANLLTLGWFKYYGFFVHDVAGLIERFGVDLPLPLLQVTLPVAISFFTFHAISYLVDIARGECEPLSPIDFALYLSFFPHLVAGPIVRVTEFAPQIRAPLRERVIDAAPAFTLIVAGLFKKVVISTYLAGEIADPVFASPASHSALENLFGVYAYAVQIFADFSGYTDIAIGCALLLGIQFPQNFDSPYRAWSLQDFWRRWHMTLSRWLRDYLYIPLGGNRGPKWFVYRNLFLTMLLGGLWHGAAWTFVAWGAIHGAGLVIEREVRARNRWLGGAAAKAAGWVITFHVVCFAWIFFRAETFGAAWQVITRIATAWGEPSPAVTPLLVAVIAGSIAAQFLPKDLFRRFEVAYSELAPAAQAAMLAVALVLIDALGPEGVAPFIYFQF
- a CDS encoding DUF459 domain-containing protein translates to MEDERDASAPPADSGGARQRWRPPRWHAALLLAAGLLGGAAGVIYSAVSNPQAEAPAVSAAAPPRPVYVMGLAYDGTPEPPPTPTPTPTPPPARLRSAEGVRIWSDGDSTSYFMTVALFQAWSALGGVPVRGPDYKISSGLVRSDFFDWPAYLAAEMARYDPDVVVFMVGANDANQVRSEEEYAARVGAVMDLLSRPGRTVVWVGQPNMGRPDLAASVPRLNAIFQAQAAARPWVLYLDAWALTSGPDGRYTAVLPDEDGVPRVMRTDDGVHFTPAGGRLLALAVIAALFEPGR
- a CDS encoding SGNH/GDSL hydrolase family protein, giving the protein MSGATRHGPRQRLGARPRRVFGVMVGGLLLAVLLNAPALEQGAESMPYGRERDFWLAVWKPFAAVSRTFYLDEPRNLLDRALGRGGGDLFELPAAPGGGEEPGREPPATAPAARTPAPGRGTPAAAPTPTPDLRPRLRTPTAADPLRVWIGGDSMSKVLGEAFLRQAAETGVIAATHDPQLSSGLTRPDFFDWPGHFNQLVQSGRYEVFIVMFGANDSQGIKTPDGKIFQPGEEGWTAEYRRRVAGVMDLLGGGNRLVLWVGQPIMRSAEFSERMAALNAIYREEAAKRPWVQFIDLWPLFTTPSGGYDAYLADDDGQVKEMRHPDGVHLVRAGGERAARAIMAVLKAEAKIP
- a CDS encoding MFS transporter, whose translation is MDGSLPPGFRRYPLPLALAILLVQGALGILLFAVFQEWVPREFGTADSWGGYLLAAYGAARFLLETPTGAIADRVERRAGLLLGFLLMLPAIALMAAVREAGAYLAFAAMLGAATAFLWPAAYAIAADLYPVDRRGKVVGFLNLAQLAGFGIGALAGAFLVDHAGGRELFAAAALSVVLAFAAALLGIPSYRGGSLFRRVDGPGRPPLRDVLTGRVAALAGLILLASVALAMLVPAIRPYGERDLGVTFSRLTLALVPAVAIGALLYIPAGDLADRFGRWKPFAAGQLCLVAGLLVLAATASLPVAMAAAVLVFAGNVLTVPAWNAAVMDLAPESHRGTLIGLSVALSGLALALGPALGGFVVGRWGAQAAFAVSAVLAASASLAIAAYARGARPART
- a CDS encoding alpha/beta hydrolase; amino-acid sequence: MPSPEAQQMAAMFRAAPPPLESPSVEQLRANMDAMAALGGPEPGTALEPVEAGGVPAEWIIAPGAARDRAILYLHGGGYAIGSIATHRGVVSRLSAASGAAGLALDYRLAPEHPFPAAVEDALAAYRWLLAQGIAPGRIAIAGDSAGGGLTVAALVALRDAGDPLPACAVTFSPWADLALEGASMDERDALDPMVHRPGLQQMADWYLAGQDPRHPLASPIHADLAGLPPLLVQVGTAETLYDDAVRLAVRAIEAGTAVTFEPWADLFHVFQLFAMLPEAQEAVRAAGAFIARYTAG
- a CDS encoding 3-hydroxyacyl-CoA dehydrogenase family protein, translated to MKFEDVRKVGCLGGGVMGGGIAQVFAAAGYDVVVRDISDEAIAKTRYAIEDGKWGLKRAVERGKLGFDDALAAMARITYTTELAPLADCDIIIEAIPENLELKQRVFQELDGLVKPEAIFATNTSGFCIQDVARDVSEARKERFIGMHFSNPVSVMRMCEVVWTPQNSEEVIATARRLAEAAGKEVSMVKDTPGTYGFILNRVFAAAAREARAIVEAGIATKEDVDKAMITGRNWPSGFFGGRGGIGREW
- a CDS encoding DinB family protein, whose amino-acid sequence is MISREDLVKYVVNVQARTYEAFERLRDEHLGWRPAPGEYTVAELALHIVASRRMNLEAILSGQPRYPGHEPPPGLTSDRLRALCLRTGKKTVAVLTTADLERTIGNLAGDPFPAWKRVLGGLVEHEVHHRSQLCSYLAALGVEPPPLFGLRVEELPR
- a CDS encoding arsenate-mycothiol transferase ArsC, producing MAAVQLTPAEEGELRARVRREAEALAREFAGIFSPETVERYVTESFDAIRGRARLLDFVPVFVHRYSRERLRALAQAEGLIARDRPEVLYVCVHNAGRSQVAAALTARLSGGAVAVRSAGSDPADEINPAVVEVLAERGIDLSEEFPKPLSDEVVRAADVVITMGCGDACPIYPGKRYMDWDVPDPAGQPREVVEAIVADIEQRVRKLLAELGVAAVQ